The Seleniivibrio woodruffii genome window below encodes:
- a CDS encoding efflux RND transporter permease subunit — protein sequence MSRFFIDRPVFAWVIAIVIMLGGILAIETLPIEQYPRIAPPSVEIRAYYPGASAEALENSVTQVIEQKLTGIDHLRYFSSASDSTGNVTITLTFEPEADPDIAQVQVQNKLQSAMSTLPQEVQQQGVTVAKASKGFLLVAGFYSENGKMDQNAIGDYINSKIADPISRVPGVGTLTVFGQQYAMRIWVDPAKMNNYKLTTSEVTAAIKAQNADVSAGQLGGTPAVKGQQLNATVTAQSKLKTVADFEKILVKVNTDGSQVRLKDVAKIELGVQSYDFVTRYKGMPASGMAISLATGANALETAELVKSKIDELSAYMPEGMKVVYPYDSTPFVELSIHEVVKTLIEAIILVFLVMYLFLQNFRATLIPTIAVPVVLLGTFAVLSAFGYTINTLTMFAMVLAIGLLVDDAIVVVENVERIMSEEGLSPRDATRKSMDQITSALVGIALVLSAVFVPMAFFAGSTGAIYRQFSITIVSAMALSVLVALVLTPALCATMLKPVEKGHKETMKGFFGAFNKLFNASRDMYETSVGYVAARTGRFLLLYGVIIAGLVFIFMRIPTAFLPDEDQGILFVQVMTPPGSTQERTLETIKKVEQYFLTTEKDNVSEIFTVAGFSFAGRGQNAGIGFVRLKDWKERQRPDQKAAAIAGRAMGAMYSIKDAQVFAFFPPPIIELGNATGFDLQLLDRGNIGHEGLMNARNQMLGMASQDKRLVGVRPNGLSDVPQYKVDIDQEKASALGLSIADINTTLQTAWGSAYVNDFLHEGRIKKVYIQGDAAARMAPDDINKWYIKNNKGEMVPFSSFATAHWTFGSPKLERYNGTSSQQIMGQAAPGISSGEAMAVMEDLAKKLPAGIGFEWSGLSYEEIQAGSQTMLLYSLSLLVVFLCLAALYESWAVPFAVILIVPLGIFGTVAATKFFGMSNDVYFQVGMLTTIGLAAKNAILIVEFASELYDHGTDLIEAAMTAAKLRLRPIVMTSMAFILGVTPLAIANGAGSASQNAIGIGVIGGMVAATFLAMIFVPLFFIMIRGRFGRKIIRSEIDDAK from the coding sequence ATGTCAAGATTTTTCATAGACCGCCCCGTTTTTGCGTGGGTGATAGCAATAGTAATTATGCTTGGGGGGATTCTGGCAATAGAAACGTTGCCCATAGAACAGTACCCCCGCATAGCTCCGCCTTCGGTGGAGATTCGGGCATACTACCCCGGTGCGTCCGCCGAAGCACTTGAGAACAGCGTTACTCAGGTTATCGAGCAGAAGCTGACCGGTATAGACCATCTGCGTTATTTCTCGTCCGCCAGTGACTCAACAGGTAACGTTACCATAACACTTACCTTCGAGCCGGAGGCCGATCCGGACATTGCGCAGGTTCAGGTTCAGAACAAACTCCAGAGTGCGATGTCGACACTGCCTCAGGAAGTCCAGCAACAGGGTGTAACCGTTGCCAAGGCATCGAAAGGTTTCCTTCTGGTGGCCGGTTTCTACTCTGAAAACGGAAAGATGGACCAGAACGCCATCGGCGACTACATCAACTCTAAAATCGCAGACCCCATAAGCCGTGTTCCCGGTGTCGGTACGCTGACCGTTTTCGGACAGCAGTACGCCATGCGTATATGGGTGGATCCTGCGAAGATGAACAACTATAAACTGACCACATCCGAAGTCACAGCCGCCATAAAGGCGCAGAATGCTGACGTTTCGGCCGGTCAGCTGGGCGGTACCCCCGCTGTTAAAGGTCAGCAGCTCAACGCCACAGTGACCGCTCAGTCAAAACTGAAAACAGTGGCCGACTTTGAAAAGATTCTGGTTAAAGTGAACACCGACGGTTCTCAGGTTCGTCTGAAAGACGTTGCCAAAATAGAACTGGGCGTTCAGAGCTACGACTTCGTGACCCGATACAAAGGCATGCCCGCCTCCGGTATGGCCATAAGCCTTGCCACAGGTGCAAACGCCCTTGAAACGGCAGAACTTGTTAAATCAAAAATAGACGAACTCTCCGCCTACATGCCCGAAGGCATGAAAGTGGTATACCCCTACGACTCGACACCCTTCGTTGAGCTTTCGATCCACGAGGTTGTAAAGACCCTCATCGAAGCCATTATTCTGGTGTTCCTCGTAATGTATCTGTTCCTCCAGAACTTCAGGGCGACACTTATCCCCACCATCGCCGTTCCCGTGGTACTTCTGGGTACCTTTGCGGTTCTCTCGGCGTTCGGGTATACAATCAACACCCTGACCATGTTCGCAATGGTTCTTGCCATCGGTCTTCTGGTGGACGACGCCATTGTCGTTGTTGAAAACGTGGAACGTATCATGAGTGAGGAGGGGCTAAGTCCGAGGGACGCAACCCGGAAATCAATGGATCAGATCACATCCGCTCTGGTGGGTATCGCTCTGGTTCTCTCCGCAGTTTTCGTTCCCATGGCATTCTTCGCAGGTTCAACGGGCGCAATCTACCGCCAGTTCTCCATAACCATTGTTTCGGCGATGGCTCTGTCGGTGCTAGTGGCTCTGGTGCTCACTCCCGCACTCTGTGCAACAATGCTCAAACCTGTTGAAAAAGGCCACAAGGAGACCATGAAGGGCTTCTTCGGCGCATTCAACAAGCTGTTCAACGCAAGCCGTGACATGTATGAGACCAGCGTGGGCTACGTTGCCGCCAGAACAGGACGTTTCCTCCTGCTCTACGGTGTCATAATCGCAGGACTGGTATTCATATTCATGCGCATCCCCACAGCGTTCCTTCCCGATGAGGATCAGGGTATCCTTTTCGTTCAGGTTATGACGCCTCCCGGGTCAACACAGGAAAGAACACTTGAGACCATAAAGAAGGTTGAGCAGTACTTCCTGACAACCGAAAAAGACAACGTAAGCGAGATATTCACCGTTGCAGGCTTCAGCTTCGCCGGACGGGGACAGAACGCCGGTATCGGTTTCGTAAGGCTGAAAGACTGGAAAGAGAGACAGCGACCCGACCAGAAAGCCGCCGCAATCGCAGGCAGGGCAATGGGAGCGATGTATTCAATCAAGGATGCACAGGTATTCGCATTCTTCCCGCCCCCCATCATCGAGCTTGGTAATGCAACGGGCTTCGACCTGCAGCTTCTGGACAGAGGCAACATAGGCCACGAAGGTCTGATGAACGCCAGAAACCAGATGCTGGGAATGGCCTCGCAGGATAAGAGACTTGTGGGCGTTCGTCCCAACGGTCTGTCCGACGTTCCCCAATACAAGGTCGACATAGATCAGGAGAAGGCTTCCGCTCTGGGGCTTTCCATAGCCGACATAAACACCACACTGCAAACCGCATGGGGCTCGGCATATGTTAACGACTTCCTCCACGAAGGACGTATCAAAAAGGTTTATATTCAGGGCGACGCAGCCGCAAGGATGGCTCCCGACGATATAAACAAATGGTACATAAAAAATAATAAAGGCGAGATGGTTCCTTTCTCCTCCTTTGCCACAGCGCACTGGACATTCGGTTCGCCGAAACTGGAAAGATATAACGGCACATCATCTCAGCAGATCATGGGTCAGGCCGCACCCGGAATAAGCTCCGGAGAGGCTATGGCAGTGATGGAAGACCTTGCCAAGAAACTCCCTGCCGGAATAGGCTTTGAGTGGTCGGGACTTTCATACGAAGAGATTCAGGCGGGTTCTCAGACAATGCTTCTCTACTCCCTGTCGCTCCTCGTGGTCTTCCTGTGCCTTGCGGCACTCTATGAGAGCTGGGCTGTTCCCTTTGCGGTAATCCTTATCGTTCCGCTGGGTATCTTCGGAACGGTTGCCGCAACAAAATTCTTCGGAATGTCCAACGACGTGTACTTCCAGGTGGGTATGCTTACCACCATCGGTCTGGCGGCGAAGAACGCAATTCTGATCGTTGAATTCGCCAGTGAACTTTATGACCACGGAACCGACCTTATAGAAGCGGCCATGACTGCGGCAAAACTGAGACTCCGCCCCATCGTGATGACGTCTATGGCGTTCATCCTCGGCGTTACTCCCCTTGCCATAGCCAACGGCGCAGGTTCAGCCAGCCAGAACGCCATCGGTATAGGCGTTATCGGCGGTATGGTTGCCGCAACCTTCCTTGCGATGATATTCGTTCCTCTGTTCTTCATCATGATCAGAGGCAGGTTCGGCAGAAAGATTATCCGTTCGGAGATTGACGATGCTAAATAA
- the motA gene encoding flagellar motor stator protein MotA — translation MELSTIIGMVVAIVALGVGFVMKGVALHALVVPAAYLIIFGGTAAAILNAFPLRDLKAFPKLMGKIFKGQKLMGEEEVIELFCHYASIARRDGLLALEPHAADMKDPFIKKGLMMIIDGREPDFVETVLDQDIHLMEERHHGFAFIFSQAGGYAPTLGVLGAVVGLIAALGNLSDIEKLGHSIAAAFIATLLGIFVGYVLCHPFCNKLKRMSHHEAEIKKIVFAGIMSLQAGDSVSTMEDKLSVFLQAHERKIKED, via the coding sequence ATGGAATTGTCCACAATAATTGGTATGGTAGTAGCTATTGTAGCTCTCGGGGTCGGATTTGTAATGAAGGGCGTTGCGCTTCATGCACTGGTGGTTCCCGCAGCCTATCTTATCATCTTCGGAGGAACAGCCGCTGCGATCTTAAACGCATTTCCTCTCAGAGACCTGAAAGCCTTTCCAAAACTTATGGGAAAGATCTTCAAAGGTCAGAAGCTGATGGGTGAAGAAGAGGTCATCGAGCTGTTCTGCCACTACGCCTCCATAGCCAGACGGGACGGGCTGCTGGCACTGGAACCCCATGCCGCCGACATGAAAGATCCTTTTATCAAAAAAGGACTTATGATGATAATCGACGGTCGTGAGCCCGACTTTGTTGAAACGGTTCTCGATCAGGATATACACCTTATGGAGGAACGCCACCACGGGTTCGCATTCATCTTCTCACAGGCGGGCGGCTACGCTCCCACACTGGGCGTTCTCGGTGCGGTGGTGGGTCTTATTGCGGCTCTTGGAAACCTGAGCGATATTGAAAAACTCGGTCACTCAATTGCGGCGGCGTTCATCGCAACCCTGCTGGGTATCTTTGTGGGATACGTTCTCTGCCACCCATTCTGTAACAAGCTTAAAAGAATGTCGCACCACGAAGCGGAGATCAAAAAAATAGTTTTTGCCGGAATCATGTCGCTTCAGGCGGGCGACTCTGTCAGCACCATGGAGGACAAACTCTCGGTTTTCCTTCAGGCGCATGAAAGAAAGATAAAAGAAGATTAA
- a CDS encoding ABC-F family ATP-binding cassette domain-containing protein, protein MNLVSADSISKTLGDKKLFADISFGLEEGQKTALIGINGSGKSTLLKIIAKAEQPDSGTVSWNRQCRINYLPQMPQFEEGDTILDHLFRSDSALVSLVKEYESLCASPEDSDSYRQKLDNAIAELNRLEAWAYESEIKSILGELGINDLSLKMDALSGGMLKKVALAQALIDEGNLLILDEPTNHLDIETVEWLQTFLKRTTKSIFMVTHDRYFLDEICNNIIEIDRGTIYTFGGNYSYYLEKKTEMEHSIAREEDRVQNILRNELKWLRRGAKARTTKQKARIDRISDMQNREVHKRPEALELEISTRRLGGIILEVKEIHKSYEGRKVINPVSYVFGHKEKLGIVGPNGAGKSTFLKLLTGQEQPDGGEVVTGVNTCFAVFDQHSKELDSEKRIIDIVRDVKENIVLPNGKSIGAGQMLEKFLFPSYMHSTPVKKLSGGEKRRLHLVIILMQNPNFLILDEPTNDLDIKTLSVLEDFLADFDGCLAVVSHDRCFMDRVTDKLMVFDGEGSIDMFYGSFSEFMEEKSARKQEKEVRKPEPEPEKAKTKKKLSYAEKKEFDSIEQDIEDLENQKTEAEKELHSGIADYSKLADLQKLVDKLESDIAEKYNRWEYLSAQIED, encoded by the coding sequence ATGAATCTGGTATCAGCAGACTCCATATCGAAAACTCTCGGAGACAAAAAACTCTTTGCCGATATATCGTTCGGACTGGAAGAGGGGCAAAAGACAGCCCTCATCGGAATCAACGGAAGCGGGAAATCCACCCTTCTTAAAATAATAGCCAAGGCCGAACAGCCCGACAGCGGCACGGTTTCATGGAACAGGCAGTGCAGAATAAACTATCTGCCCCAGATGCCTCAGTTTGAAGAGGGCGACACAATACTTGATCACCTTTTCAGAAGCGATTCCGCCCTCGTGAGCCTCGTTAAAGAATATGAAAGCCTCTGCGCATCGCCGGAGGATTCCGACAGCTACAGACAGAAGCTGGACAACGCCATAGCGGAGCTTAACAGGCTTGAGGCGTGGGCATACGAATCAGAGATAAAGTCCATCCTCGGCGAACTGGGCATAAACGACCTCAGCCTGAAAATGGACGCTCTGTCCGGCGGCATGTTGAAAAAGGTCGCTCTGGCTCAGGCTCTCATAGATGAAGGCAACCTGCTCATTCTTGATGAGCCGACAAACCACCTTGACATAGAAACGGTTGAATGGCTCCAGACCTTTCTGAAACGCACAACAAAATCCATATTCATGGTCACCCACGACAGATACTTCCTCGACGAGATATGCAACAATATCATCGAGATAGACCGAGGAACCATATACACCTTCGGCGGCAACTATTCCTATTATCTGGAAAAGAAGACCGAGATGGAACACTCCATCGCCCGTGAGGAGGACAGGGTTCAGAACATTCTCCGCAACGAGCTGAAATGGCTCCGCAGGGGCGCAAAGGCACGGACAACAAAGCAGAAGGCACGCATAGACCGCATATCGGACATGCAGAACAGAGAGGTTCACAAACGCCCCGAAGCCCTTGAGCTTGAGATATCCACCCGCCGGCTCGGCGGTATCATCCTTGAGGTAAAGGAGATCCACAAGAGCTACGAAGGACGGAAGGTCATAAACCCTGTTTCATACGTTTTCGGGCACAAGGAGAAGCTGGGAATAGTCGGTCCCAACGGAGCCGGCAAAAGCACTTTTCTGAAACTGCTGACCGGACAGGAACAGCCGGACGGCGGCGAGGTCGTGACAGGAGTTAACACCTGCTTCGCAGTTTTCGATCAGCACAGCAAAGAGCTTGACTCCGAAAAGCGCATAATCGACATAGTCCGTGACGTTAAGGAGAACATAGTCCTTCCCAACGGAAAATCCATCGGCGCAGGGCAGATGCTTGAAAAATTCCTGTTTCCGTCATACATGCACAGTACCCCCGTCAAAAAACTCTCCGGCGGAGAGAAACGCCGCCTGCATCTGGTCATAATCCTCATGCAGAATCCCAACTTTCTGATACTTGATGAGCCGACAAACGATCTGGACATCAAAACCCTTTCGGTGCTTGAGGACTTTCTGGCAGACTTCGACGGCTGTCTGGCGGTGGTTTCCCACGACAGATGCTTTATGGACAGAGTCACCGACAAGCTGATGGTTTTCGACGGCGAAGGCAGTATAGATATGTTCTACGGCAGTTTTTCCGAGTTTATGGAGGAAAAGTCAGCCCGCAAACAGGAAAAAGAGGTTCGCAAGCCCGAACCGGAACCCGAAAAGGCCAAAACCAAAAAAAAGCTGTCATACGCCGAGAAAAAGGAATTTGATTCCATCGAACAGGACATAGAAGACCTTGAGAATCAGAAAACCGAAGCGGAAAAGGAGCTTCACTCCGGAATAGCAGATTATTCAAAGCTGGCCGACCTACAAAAACTGGTAGATAAGCTTGAAAGTGACATTGCAGAGAAATATAATAGATGGGAATACCTTAGTGCACAAATTGAAGACTAG
- a CDS encoding efflux transporter outer membrane subunit, protein MLNKIIITAAAVTVMAGCATMAPDYQRPDMPVKDSWSGAKTEISADKKASDIAWKDYFRSENMQKVIQTALDNNRDLRTAALNIEKARAAYRIQKADLIPSVNLTAEGARTAVPENASSSGSSVTSSSFSANVNTSYEIDFFGKVRSLNEAALRQYMATEEARTAAQMSLIAETANAYITYLSDAKLLQISKDTLKTRQDSYSLVKKGFDAGVRTELDLVQAVSAVEAAKASIQQYTRAVELDKNALTLLAGAEIDESLLKGDLDNVEFVKELPVGLPSDVLLNRPDVRQSEQNLMAYNANIGAARAAFFPSVSLTGYFGVASSELGNLFSSGSAFAWSFSPQINLPIFDAGRNKITLENANNNQKIAAAAYEKTIQTAFKEVMDGLSSKATYGKQFDAQKAQTAAAQRAYELSLLRYEKGVDSYLGVLDAQRSLFSAQQALISVRTADLSSRIALYKALGGGQK, encoded by the coding sequence ATGCTAAATAAGATAATAATCACAGCGGCCGCAGTGACGGTCATGGCCGGATGCGCAACCATGGCTCCTGACTATCAGAGGCCTGACATGCCCGTGAAGGACTCATGGAGCGGTGCGAAAACAGAGATATCCGCCGACAAAAAGGCTTCGGATATCGCATGGAAGGACTATTTCCGCTCGGAGAACATGCAGAAGGTCATTCAGACGGCTCTGGACAACAACAGAGACCTGAGAACAGCCGCACTGAACATTGAGAAGGCAAGAGCGGCCTACAGGATTCAGAAGGCCGACCTGATCCCGTCCGTAAACCTTACGGCAGAGGGTGCCAGAACGGCTGTGCCTGAGAACGCAAGCAGTTCAGGCAGTTCCGTCACAAGTTCATCCTTCTCGGCGAATGTAAACACATCCTACGAGATAGACTTCTTCGGCAAGGTCAGAAGCCTTAACGAAGCGGCTCTGCGTCAGTACATGGCCACGGAAGAGGCCAGAACTGCGGCTCAGATGTCACTCATAGCCGAAACGGCGAATGCATACATCACATATCTGTCGGATGCGAAACTCCTCCAGATATCAAAAGACACCCTGAAAACCCGTCAGGACAGCTATTCGCTGGTGAAAAAAGGGTTCGATGCAGGTGTCAGAACAGAGCTTGACCTTGTGCAGGCAGTGTCCGCCGTTGAAGCGGCGAAGGCCTCCATCCAGCAGTACACCAGAGCGGTGGAACTGGACAAAAACGCCCTGACGCTCCTTGCGGGTGCGGAGATAGACGAATCTCTTCTGAAAGGCGATCTGGACAACGTTGAGTTCGTTAAGGAACTGCCCGTGGGTCTCCCCTCGGACGTACTCCTTAACAGACCTGACGTAAGACAGAGCGAACAGAACCTTATGGCTTACAACGCCAACATAGGTGCGGCCAGAGCGGCCTTCTTCCCCTCCGTCAGCCTCACAGGCTATTTCGGAGTGGCAAGCAGCGAACTTGGCAACCTGTTCTCCTCCGGTTCAGCCTTTGCGTGGAGCTTCTCACCCCAGATAAACCTACCCATATTTGATGCTGGCAGAAACAAGATCACTCTGGAAAACGCAAACAATAACCAGAAAATAGCCGCTGCGGCCTATGAAAAGACCATCCAGACAGCCTTTAAAGAGGTAATGGACGGACTCTCCTCTAAAGCCACATACGGCAAGCAGTTTGACGCACAAAAGGCGCAGACGGCCGCCGCACAGCGTGCATATGAGCTTTCACTTCTCAGATACGAGAAGGGTGTGGACAGCTACCTCGGCGTTCTGGACGCACAGAGGTCGCTCTTCTCCGCACAGCAGGCGCTCATCTCCGTGCGCACGGCGGATCTCTCAAGCCGCATAGCCCTTTACAAGGCTCTGGGCGGCGGACAGAAATAA
- a CDS encoding efflux RND transporter periplasmic adaptor subunit: protein MKNKVLIIVAALALVVIAAAYWMTKKPAAQQGAMGAMPPAEVAVITATPETVSVSRELPGRTSAYRVAQIRPQVSGIIIDRMFTEGSNVKEGQQLYQIDPAPYQAAYDSAAAALQKAEANILSVQAKAERYAELVKAGAVSKQDHDDASASYAQAKAEVAVAKAALTQAKINLQYTKVLSPVSGRIGKSSVTEGALVTANQADPLATVQQLDRIYVDLTQSAEEVMKLKNSLGSKPPVELIFDSGDTFRLLGHLQFSDVTVDETTGMVTLRALFDNPEMEILPGLFVRAKLVQSKVDNAILIPQQSVVRNADGSTIVFKVGKDNVINPAPVKVSAVVGDKWLVDSGISAGDVVMVEGLMKIQAGATVKPVPFEKK, encoded by the coding sequence ATGAAAAACAAAGTTCTCATCATCGTTGCCGCACTTGCACTGGTTGTTATAGCGGCGGCGTACTGGATGACAAAAAAACCCGCTGCACAGCAGGGAGCAATGGGCGCAATGCCTCCCGCTGAGGTGGCGGTTATCACGGCGACACCTGAAACGGTGTCCGTCAGCAGGGAACTCCCCGGGCGCACATCCGCATATCGTGTGGCACAGATACGCCCGCAGGTTTCAGGCATTATCATCGACAGGATGTTCACCGAGGGCAGCAACGTTAAAGAGGGTCAGCAGCTTTATCAGATAGACCCCGCACCCTATCAGGCGGCATATGACAGCGCAGCCGCAGCTCTGCAAAAGGCAGAGGCCAACATTCTGTCCGTTCAGGCAAAGGCCGAAAGATACGCCGAGCTTGTTAAGGCAGGAGCTGTGAGCAAGCAGGATCACGACGATGCGTCGGCATCCTATGCTCAGGCGAAGGCCGAAGTTGCAGTGGCAAAGGCCGCACTGACACAGGCGAAGATAAACCTTCAGTACACTAAGGTTCTCTCCCCCGTTTCAGGCCGCATAGGCAAATCCTCCGTAACGGAAGGTGCACTGGTGACAGCCAATCAGGCAGACCCGCTGGCAACAGTTCAGCAGCTTGACCGCATATACGTCGACCTGACACAGTCTGCGGAAGAGGTCATGAAACTTAAGAACTCTCTGGGCAGCAAACCTCCCGTTGAGCTTATCTTCGACAGCGGCGACACCTTCAGGCTTCTGGGTCACCTCCAGTTCTCCGACGTAACTGTCGACGAAACCACAGGAATGGTTACCCTGCGTGCGCTGTTTGACAACCCCGAAATGGAGATCCTCCCCGGACTTTTCGTACGTGCGAAACTTGTCCAGTCGAAGGTCGACAACGCAATTCTGATTCCCCAGCAGTCTGTTGTACGCAATGCCGACGGCAGCACAATCGTGTTTAAGGTTGGTAAGGACAATGTCATCAACCCCGCTCCCGTAAAAGTTTCGGCTGTTGTGGGCGACAAGTGGCTCGTTGACAGCGGAATCAGCGCAGGAGACGTTGTCATGGTGGAAGGTCTGATGAAAATTCAGGCCGGAGCAACCGTTAAACCCGTACCCTTTGAGAAAAAATAA
- a CDS encoding cation:proton antiporter codes for MHGSAEVAAPLFLSIGVLLLFAWGFGELARRFNQPAVLGEIIAGLILGPTVFGYLSPDMLHWLFPAEGHTASMIEGITSVSIALFLLVAGMEVEFSAIIKARRIAAITGIGGLLVPFGLGFAGAYAFPEQFGATEGHYNAIFALFIATAMSISALPVIARTLMDLNLYRSELGMITIAAAVLNDLIGWLVFAVILALFGIGHTGASGIAATLIMTIAFSVVMLTVGRRLIDKGLTWVQAYLSWPAGTLGFVLVVTFLSAAAAEAIGIHAIFGSFLAGVALGDSKHLSEHTRKTITQLVSFVFAPLFFASIGLKVNITANFDLMLTIIIIAIAFAGKILGSGITARLSGMSNRESVAIGVALNARGAMEIILALLALQMGIINERLFVSLLVMALATSLFCGPVVKRVLNLKPGKLFVSYLSDKYFLSSITSRTPFEVIGEMSGLFARTGLDIEMIKETLIEREKLMPTGLSNGVAVPHARIKGLKQPLIAVGISKGGINFDSSDGTPAHIILTILVPENGNELLLNLFAEIAKTFNQPDASSLLVDSKNFAQFLSSLKVLTENVRTH; via the coding sequence ATGCACGGTTCTGCCGAAGTCGCCGCACCGCTCTTTCTGTCCATTGGCGTACTCCTGCTTTTCGCATGGGGATTCGGCGAGCTTGCCCGCAGATTCAACCAGCCCGCAGTTCTTGGCGAAATAATCGCCGGTCTTATACTCGGCCCCACAGTTTTCGGATATCTCTCACCTGATATGCTCCACTGGCTGTTCCCCGCAGAGGGACACACAGCCTCAATGATAGAGGGAATTACCTCTGTATCCATCGCACTCTTCCTGCTTGTTGCCGGAATGGAGGTTGAGTTTTCCGCAATCATCAAGGCAAGACGCATCGCCGCCATAACAGGCATCGGCGGTCTGCTTGTTCCCTTCGGCCTCGGCTTTGCGGGCGCATATGCCTTCCCTGAGCAGTTCGGAGCCACCGAAGGCCACTACAACGCCATTTTTGCCCTGTTCATAGCCACAGCCATGTCCATTTCCGCTCTGCCTGTCATAGCCAGAACACTTATGGATCTGAACCTGTACCGCAGCGAACTGGGAATGATAACCATTGCCGCCGCAGTTCTTAACGACCTTATAGGCTGGCTTGTGTTCGCCGTGATCCTCGCTCTTTTCGGCATAGGACACACAGGCGCATCCGGAATAGCCGCCACACTTATAATGACAATCGCCTTCTCCGTGGTGATGCTCACCGTGGGCAGAAGACTCATAGATAAAGGACTCACATGGGTTCAGGCATATCTCAGCTGGCCTGCGGGCACTCTGGGTTTCGTTCTGGTGGTCACCTTTCTCAGTGCCGCCGCCGCAGAAGCTATAGGAATCCATGCCATCTTCGGCTCGTTTCTGGCAGGTGTTGCACTGGGCGACAGCAAACATCTGTCCGAACATACAAGAAAAACCATCACCCAACTGGTATCCTTCGTTTTCGCCCCCCTCTTCTTCGCCAGTATCGGCCTTAAGGTCAACATAACAGCCAACTTCGACCTGATGCTGACCATTATCATCATAGCAATAGCATTTGCGGGCAAAATTCTGGGAAGCGGAATAACCGCCAGACTCAGCGGAATGTCCAACAGGGAATCAGTGGCCATCGGTGTTGCTCTGAACGCAAGGGGCGCAATGGAGATCATCCTCGCATTGCTTGCTCTGCAAATGGGAATCATCAACGAAAGACTTTTTGTTTCACTGCTGGTAATGGCTCTGGCTACATCGCTTTTCTGCGGACCAGTGGTCAAGAGGGTGCTGAACCTGAAGCCCGGCAAACTCTTTGTATCCTATCTTTCAGATAAATATTTCCTGAGCAGCATCACATCCAGAACCCCCTTTGAGGTGATAGGCGAGATGAGCGGTCTGTTCGCCAGAACGGGACTTGATATCGAGATGATAAAAGAGACGCTGATAGAAAGGGAAAAGCTGATGCCCACAGGACTTTCGAACGGTGTCGCTGTGCCCCATGCGAGAATAAAGGGGCTGAAACAGCCACTGATAGCGGTGGGGATATCCAAGGGCGGCATAAACTTCGATTCGTCCGACGGGACACCCGCACACATTATTCTGACCATTCTTGTGCCGGAAAACGGAAACGAACTGCTTCTGAACCTTTTTGCCGAAATAGCTAAAACGTTCAACCAGCCCGACGCATCGTCACTGCTGGTGGATTCAAAAAACTTCGCCCAGTTCCTCTCCAGCCTGAAAGTTCTGACAGAGAACGTCAGAACGCATTAA
- a CDS encoding flagellar motor protein MotB: MAKKKRCPKHEEHVDETWLIPYADLLTLLLALFIVLFATSQTDKQKLMEMSKVFSIIFTSQKGVMGDASIQPSNQKHSTDNNEKTSDQGEASRQLIPPTQGEMANMQKKLNQYITMQNLPGYMVTSMTDEGLMITIKDIALFPSGSSELLPEAQKIAYDLSIMFEKSQEKVQIAGHTDDKPSEGSTYSSNWELSSARAISFMKEILKNPSLNPERFSAVSYGQYQPIVPNITDADRERNRRVEILIRKPAQ, encoded by the coding sequence ATGGCTAAGAAAAAACGCTGTCCGAAGCATGAGGAACACGTCGACGAAACCTGGCTGATACCCTATGCCGACCTTCTGACTCTCCTTCTCGCTCTGTTCATCGTTCTTTTCGCCACCAGCCAGACAGACAAGCAGAAACTGATGGAAATGAGCAAAGTGTTCAGCATCATCTTCACATCGCAGAAAGGCGTCATGGGCGATGCATCCATCCAGCCTTCAAACCAGAAACACTCCACTGATAACAACGAAAAAACCAGCGATCAGGGAGAGGCTTCCAGACAGCTCATTCCACCCACTCAGGGCGAAATGGCAAACATGCAGAAAAAGCTGAACCAGTATATCACAATGCAGAACCTGCCCGGCTACATGGTCACCTCTATGACCGATGAAGGGCTTATGATAACCATTAAAGACATTGCCCTGTTCCCTTCGGGCAGTTCCGAACTTCTGCCGGAAGCTCAGAAAATAGCCTATGACCTGTCCATTATGTTTGAAAAATCTCAGGAGAAGGTTCAGATAGCAGGCCACACTGACGACAAACCGTCGGAAGGTTCGACATATTCCTCAAACTGGGAGCTTTCATCCGCCAGAGCCATCAGCTTCATGAAAGAAATTCTGAAAAACCCCAGTCTGAACCCTGAAAGGTTCAGCGCAGTATCCTACGGTCAATATCAGCCTATAGTACCCAACATCACCGATGCCGACAGAGAGCGTAACCGCAGGGTTGAGATTCTCATACGCAAACCCGCCCAGTAA